One region of Drosophila sechellia strain sech25 chromosome 4, ASM438219v1, whole genome shotgun sequence genomic DNA includes:
- the LOC6620120 gene encoding phosphatidylinositol 5-phosphate 4-kinase type-2 beta isoform X1, giving the protein MEKKISSTSQPRILKKKHFRVKHQKVKLFRANEPILSVFMWGINHTINELSHVNIPVMLLPDDFRAYSKIKVDNHLFNKENMPSHFKVKEYCPLVFRNLRERFGVDDVDYRESLTRSQPIQIDSSGKSGAQFYQSYDKFFIIKSLTSEEIERMHAFLKQYHPYVVERHGKTLLPQYLGMYRITVESVQYYFVVMRNVFSSHLTIHKKFDLKGSTVDREASEKELEKNLPTLKDNDFIKQKVKLDIGKEAKDKLMDTLSNDVDLLTKLHIMDYSLLVGVHDCVRAEEEALQGDNILTVGRSENSESEECDSGERWTYNTPPDSPRGAQYKEVVYEVDIYDIPSIEEKREIYFIAIIDVLTQYGVKKQAAKAAKTVKYGSNVDGISTCDPEQYAKRFLDFMDKAIE; this is encoded by the exons atggaaaaaaaGATCTCATCGACATCCCAGCCCCGGATTTTAAAAAAGAAGCACTTCAGGGTTAAGCATCAAAAGGTTAAATTATTTAGAGCCAATGAACCAATTTTAAGTGTGTTCATGTGGGGAATAAATCACACT ATTAATGAATTAAGTCACGTAAATATACCTGTAATGCTTTTGCCGGACGATTTTCGTGCTTATTCTAAAATTAAGGTGGATAATCATCTATTTAATAA AGAAAACATGCCGTCACATTTCAAAGTCAAGGAATATTGCCCCCTTGTGTTTCGAAATTTACGTGAAAGATTTGGTGTTGATGATGTCGACTATCGCGAGTCCTTAACTCGATCCCAACCTATTCAAATTGATTCGTCTGGAAAATCAGGAGCGCAATTTTATCAGAGTTAtgataaattttttataataaaaagttTGACATCGGAAGAAATTGAACGAATGCACGCATTTTTAAAGCAATACCATCCG tACGTTGTGGAAAGACACGGAAAAACGCTTTTACCGCAATACTTGGGAATGTATCGTATCACTGTAGAAAGTGTGCAATATTACTTCGTTGTCATGAGGAATGTTTTCAGCTCCCACTTGACAATACACAA aAAGTTTGATTTAAAAGGTAGCACCGTTGATCGGGAAGCATCAGAAAAGGAACTTGAAAAAAATTTGCCGACTTTAAAGGACAATGattttataaaacaaaaagttaaaTTAGACATTGGAAAGGAAGCTAAGGACAAACTAATGGACACGCTGAGCAACGATGTGGAT cTTCTAACAAAGTTGCACATTATGGATTACTCTTTGTTGGTCGGCGTGCATGACTGTGTTCGTGCAGAGGAGGAAGCTTTGCAGGGAGATAATATACTAACTGTTGGTCGCAGTGAGAACAGCGAAAGCGAGGAATGCGATAGCGGGGAAcg CTGGACGTATAACACTCCTCCTGATTCTCCAAGAGGTGCACAGTATAAAGAAGTCGTTTATGAAGTTGACATATATGACATTCCAAGTATTGAAG AAAAACGCGAAATTTACTTTATTGCTATTATTGACGTTCTTACACAATATGGAGTTAAAAAACag GCAGCCAAAGCAGCAAAAACCGTTAAATATGGTAGTAATGTTGACGGTATATCAACCTGTGACCCTGAACAATATGCCAAACGATTCTTGGACTTTATGGATAAAGCTATAGAATAA
- the LOC6620120 gene encoding phosphatidylinositol 5-phosphate 4-kinase type-2 alpha isoform X3 produces MEKKISSTSQPRILKKKHFRVKHQKVKLFRANEPILSVFMWGINHTINELSHVNIPVMLLPDDFRAYSKIKVDNHLFNKENMPSHFKVKEYCPLVFRNLRERFGVDDVDYRESLTRSQPIQIDSSGKSGAQFYQSYDKFFIIKSLTSEEIERMHAFLKQYHPLLTKLHIMDYSLLVGVHDCVRAEEEALQGDNILTVGRSENSESEECDSGERWTYNTPPDSPRGAQYKEVVYEVDIYDIPSIEEKREIYFIAIIDVLTQYGVKKQAAKAAKTVKYGSNVDGISTCDPEQYAKRFLDFMDKAIE; encoded by the exons atggaaaaaaaGATCTCATCGACATCCCAGCCCCGGATTTTAAAAAAGAAGCACTTCAGGGTTAAGCATCAAAAGGTTAAATTATTTAGAGCCAATGAACCAATTTTAAGTGTGTTCATGTGGGGAATAAATCACACT ATTAATGAATTAAGTCACGTAAATATACCTGTAATGCTTTTGCCGGACGATTTTCGTGCTTATTCTAAAATTAAGGTGGATAATCATCTATTTAATAA AGAAAACATGCCGTCACATTTCAAAGTCAAGGAATATTGCCCCCTTGTGTTTCGAAATTTACGTGAAAGATTTGGTGTTGATGATGTCGACTATCGCGAGTCCTTAACTCGATCCCAACCTATTCAAATTGATTCGTCTGGAAAATCAGGAGCGCAATTTTATCAGAGTTAtgataaattttttataataaaaagttTGACATCGGAAGAAATTGAACGAATGCACGCATTTTTAAAGCAATACCATCCG cTTCTAACAAAGTTGCACATTATGGATTACTCTTTGTTGGTCGGCGTGCATGACTGTGTTCGTGCAGAGGAGGAAGCTTTGCAGGGAGATAATATACTAACTGTTGGTCGCAGTGAGAACAGCGAAAGCGAGGAATGCGATAGCGGGGAAcg CTGGACGTATAACACTCCTCCTGATTCTCCAAGAGGTGCACAGTATAAAGAAGTCGTTTATGAAGTTGACATATATGACATTCCAAGTATTGAAG AAAAACGCGAAATTTACTTTATTGCTATTATTGACGTTCTTACACAATATGGAGTTAAAAAACag GCAGCCAAAGCAGCAAAAACCGTTAAATATGGTAGTAATGTTGACGGTATATCAACCTGTGACCCTGAACAATATGCCAAACGATTCTTGGACTTTATGGATAAAGCTATAGAATAA
- the LOC6620120 gene encoding phosphatidylinositol 5-phosphate 4-kinase type-2 beta isoform X2 produces MEKKISSTSQPRILKKKHFRVKHQKVKLFRANEPILSVFMWGINHTINELSHVNIPVMLLPDDFRAYSKIKVDNHLFNKENMPSHFKVKEYCPLVFRNLRERFGVDDVDYRESLTRSQPIQIDSSGKSGAQFYQSYDKFFIIKSLTSEEIERMHAFLKQYHPYVVERHGKTLLPQYLGMYRITVESVQYYFVVMRNVFSSHLTIHKKFDLKGSTVDREASEKELEKNLPTLKDNDFIKQKVKLDIGKEAKDKLMDTLSNDVDLLTKLHIMDYSLLVGVHDCVRAEEEALQGDNILTVGRSENSESEECDSGERWTYNTPPDSPRGAQYKEVVYEVDIYDIPSIEEKREIYFIAIIDVLTQYGVKKQPKQQKPLNMVVMLTVYQPVTLNNMPNDSWTLWIKL; encoded by the exons atggaaaaaaaGATCTCATCGACATCCCAGCCCCGGATTTTAAAAAAGAAGCACTTCAGGGTTAAGCATCAAAAGGTTAAATTATTTAGAGCCAATGAACCAATTTTAAGTGTGTTCATGTGGGGAATAAATCACACT ATTAATGAATTAAGTCACGTAAATATACCTGTAATGCTTTTGCCGGACGATTTTCGTGCTTATTCTAAAATTAAGGTGGATAATCATCTATTTAATAA AGAAAACATGCCGTCACATTTCAAAGTCAAGGAATATTGCCCCCTTGTGTTTCGAAATTTACGTGAAAGATTTGGTGTTGATGATGTCGACTATCGCGAGTCCTTAACTCGATCCCAACCTATTCAAATTGATTCGTCTGGAAAATCAGGAGCGCAATTTTATCAGAGTTAtgataaattttttataataaaaagttTGACATCGGAAGAAATTGAACGAATGCACGCATTTTTAAAGCAATACCATCCG tACGTTGTGGAAAGACACGGAAAAACGCTTTTACCGCAATACTTGGGAATGTATCGTATCACTGTAGAAAGTGTGCAATATTACTTCGTTGTCATGAGGAATGTTTTCAGCTCCCACTTGACAATACACAA aAAGTTTGATTTAAAAGGTAGCACCGTTGATCGGGAAGCATCAGAAAAGGAACTTGAAAAAAATTTGCCGACTTTAAAGGACAATGattttataaaacaaaaagttaaaTTAGACATTGGAAAGGAAGCTAAGGACAAACTAATGGACACGCTGAGCAACGATGTGGAT cTTCTAACAAAGTTGCACATTATGGATTACTCTTTGTTGGTCGGCGTGCATGACTGTGTTCGTGCAGAGGAGGAAGCTTTGCAGGGAGATAATATACTAACTGTTGGTCGCAGTGAGAACAGCGAAAGCGAGGAATGCGATAGCGGGGAAcg CTGGACGTATAACACTCCTCCTGATTCTCCAAGAGGTGCACAGTATAAAGAAGTCGTTTATGAAGTTGACATATATGACATTCCAAGTATTGAAG AAAAACGCGAAATTTACTTTATTGCTATTATTGACGTTCTTACACAATATGGAGTTAAAAAACag CCAAAGCAGCAAAAACCGTTAAATATGGTAGTAATGTTGACGGTATATCAACCTGTGACCCTGAACAATATGCCAAACGATTCTTGGACTTTATGGATAAAGCTATAG